aataatattgtcatttaatttaattattaattagacatataaagtccattaataaataaataaacctagaaactcttttctttacaatttcacccctacttagtgaaaatattcataaaattagacatagtctaactttagaattataattgatcaatcacgaatcaattaatgagtcttacaagcagaatgttctcaactagaatggggaccatggatctatatgctgagcttccaataagtgaaccaaatttaccaagtaaattcctacttattaattcttcgttgaatccactcttagaacttagaattgcactctcagacttatatagagcatattgtatgttccacgatatcaatatactatctcatttaaccattgttataatcttattgtgatttaaagatcctctatatagatgatctacatcgagatgggatttctttaccgttctcacccctcaatgtatttttccccttaaaacacttagctacctgtaaatggtttttagtgatctaataaatagtcagttaaacaagagctcatccatttacttctatttgctaagctcgaagggaatcatcacttgacttctatacaccagtataagctatagattccatatttatgttcagcactcccactcaatcatactatcatgttcccaaaatatacgtatcaccctgacctaaaagtaggcttaactaataaatcaaagaacatgaatagcactcctgagttgagcctaagcatatcaggatttagattcttttaatcttaagatcaactactaatattgacttggaaagatatgtataacggtaagtttgtgatatcttaacttagttgcaatatcggtctaatccaatgtatactccatacattcgaaactagtatactttactaatgtcttggaaagaacataacacttactccaagtgtaagtatacatcatcgttgattaacacattagtgtaaacccaataacactgatgaaacagggactaaatcttttgattcatatgatcacaatcacattccactgtgttgacgatacagtaattgtgaataaacatatgatctggatttaactgattctgtgtataatagtaataaacatattaaactattagcatgtagaattcatgcaaacattaatcacttcaaatttcttatatatattgataactaatcagattgtaaagagttttatttagggcataaaacctaacaatttATTGCCACGatacaaaattataatttggtCATTTTATTACACATGTACATACACAAATAATACTCTAACGTATACGTCTAAGTGTTTGTTGGCCCTCATATGTATAAGATGCATcaatatttttctacttaattaccAATATTTTAATCACTAAATTATTAAAACAGAAAATCAGGCCATGTGTATGATACATATGATGTAACCATAAAAATGAGAAAACGTGAAGAAGTGATTTAGGTTGAAATGAAACTAATTatcttccttcaaaaaaaaataaaatacctaTATATCTATCACGTAATATAAAAAGTATATACAGTAATTAAAACCATAATATTCTTTTActcatacaaaaaaaatttcataatcaaaCTCTCTCCTTGATTGTTTGATTGTTTATACTACCAAGTCGATCTCTTCCTCAATATTGGTCAATTCTTCTACAATAGTTGGGACTCGTATGCATAATCCTAAACTCAAAAACTCCACTGCTTAACCAATCTagagtttattaatttatatatagatattatgaTGAGTAATATGAGTGGGGTAATGCTGAAAATTTTATCTACAATCACAGAccaaattaccataaaaaatacaGTGCCACAGCTCCACCATGGAGCTGTACTAGCAATAACAACAACATTAATCATCTTCCTTATGATGATTCTCTACTTCTCCACAAAACCCAAGCCAGTTTACCTTCTCGACTTCGCATGTTATCAGCCACCGAACACACTACGAGTTTCACCATCAAACTTTATCGAGCACGTTGAAAGAAGTGGTTGTTTCAACCAAGAAAGCAAAGATTTTCAAGAGAAGGTGCTACGAAGATCAGGCATTGGAAACGAGACATTCTTGCCGATTTCAGTGCATGAAGTTTGCCCTACTCCTTCTATCAAGGCAAGCAAGGCAGAGATTGAACAAGTACTTTTTCCTATAGTGAAACAACTCCTCTcaaaacagagaaaaaacttaAGGATAAACCCTAGAGACATTGACATGCTTGTCACCAACTGCAGCCTGTTTTGCCCTACTCCTTCTATTTCATCTATGGTGATAAGCAAGTTCGGGTTTAGAAGCGATATCAAGTGCTTTAGTCTTAGTGGAATGGGGTGTAGTGCTGGGATTTTGGCTATAAGTTTGGCTAAAGATTTGCTTAAAGTTCACAATAACTCCATAGCTTTGGTTCTTAGCATGGAAGCTGTGTCTCCAAATGGTTACCAGGGCCAAGTCAAGTCTATGCTTTTATCCAATGTTTTGTTTCGTATGGGTGGTGCAGCCATTCTTTTATCGAACCGAAAAATCGATAAGCCAATTGCTAAGTACAAGCTCCAACACCTTGTTAGGACACATACAGGATCAGATGACAATGCTTACAAATCTGTTTTCCAACATTCAGATGATGATGGAAAACAAGGGGTATCAATCTCAAGATCACTTATTCATGTTGCTGCAAAAGCCCTAACCATCAATGTTTCATGGTTAGGTCCTTTAGTACTACCCTATTCTGAACAATTCCGGTATGGATTGTCTGCAGTGTTGAGGCAAGTGTGGCAATCCTCATTCTCATCTTCATCCTCAGGTAGGCAGCTAACGATTTACGTGCCGAATTTTAAGATGGCTTTTGAGCATTTTTGCATACATGCTGGAGGAAGAGGTGTGATTGATGCTCTTGAAGATAGTCTAAAGTTGAATAAGGAAGATGTAGAGGCTTCAAGAATGACACTATATAGATTTGGTAACACTTCCTCTTCTTCAGTTTGGTATGAGCTTAGTTATTTGGAGGCAAAAGGAAGAGTGAAGAAAGGAGACCGTGTTTGGCAAATTGCATTTGGGAGTGGTTTCAAGTGCAATAGTGCTGTTTGGAAGTGCATTTCAAATCTTGATTCAAGTGAAGCAAACACTTGGTCGGACATAATTAATATGTACCCTGTTGAGGTACCagaaatgtgaaaaaaaaaaattacatgaatTTTTACATTTGGGTTCTCTCATTTTATACAAatgatcaatatatatattgtagtaAAATAAGACGATGAAATGACACTAGTATATACATACAATCTGTTGTGCACCATTTGTTTTCCCAGTTATTACTCTTTCAGCTACAAAGCTTTCTAATTTCATATGCCTAAGGCtgcttaattattaactaatttGACTTCACTTTTTCAATGCTCTTTTCTTTATGAAAGGAATAATTTTTGGATTGGTCTATCATTAAAGTATAGTTATATGGGAGTCATGTACCTTTGCTTCTTTGCTAATATTATTATGTGAGATGTTTGCAGGTTGTTCTTATTGTGATGTTTGTGGAAATCCCATTCATTAAGATTCAGTTAGGATAGTTAATCATTATCATTACAATTATGTATTAAATCTAGATAAGCATTAATCTTCTTTTGAGTCGATTAACTCTTATATATGAAACATACACACAAATATAATGTAACATTCATCATGAATAATCTAGGCGAGagaagttttttattttttttctggtAATTAGGACAAGAGAAGTTGTTTTAAATACAACTTGTTTTGTTTCAACCAATATTCATTTACAATGATggacaaagtttaatattttagtatacaaaatttaaataaaattaattagtacaaaaaaaaaaaaaattattcttaccacaaaaaatgccatttttgccAACGCATTTGGCCAAATGTGTCAGCAAAAGTCGTCAGCATAAATAGGCCAAACGAACTGCGAAAGCATTCTGTTAACACTTTGTCAGCACACTATTGCACCAAAGAAAGTGACATATATCGGTGTAATTCGTGAATTACATTGGTAAAAAGCACGAGGTGAACGGCCTTTTCGCGCGAACCATTTCCAAAGGTTTATTGACCTTTGTCGGCACACGCAAGTGTCGGCAAAAGGTCTTAGAAAAGGGGAGAGAGAACTCCCCGCGTTAATAATGGATTAGGGGGAAACCTTTTGCAGGAGTGTATGTACACTGGcaaaagatcattaaaaataattgtCACATTTTTTAGTGGAAAAATTAGATTATTGCCGGCATAAATATGCACTGGtaaaagtttcaaaaaatatgtGGAAAAATTCCTGCATCGAATACGTAGTTGTTATACCTAAATTTCGACCAATATAATA
This Cannabis sativa cultivar Pink pepper isolate KNU-18-1 chromosome 6, ASM2916894v1, whole genome shotgun sequence DNA region includes the following protein-coding sequences:
- the LOC115695340 gene encoding 3-ketoacyl-CoA synthase 7-like, translating into MMSNMSGVMLKILSTITDQITIKNTVPQLHHGAVLAITTTLIIFLMMILYFSTKPKPVYLLDFACYQPPNTLRVSPSNFIEHVERSGCFNQESKDFQEKVLRRSGIGNETFLPISVHEVCPTPSIKASKAEIEQVLFPIVKQLLSKQRKNLRINPRDIDMLVTNCSLFCPTPSISSMVISKFGFRSDIKCFSLSGMGCSAGILAISLAKDLLKVHNNSIALVLSMEAVSPNGYQGQVKSMLLSNVLFRMGGAAILLSNRKIDKPIAKYKLQHLVRTHTGSDDNAYKSVFQHSDDDGKQGVSISRSLIHVAAKALTINVSWLGPLVLPYSEQFRYGLSAVLRQVWQSSFSSSSSGRQLTIYVPNFKMAFEHFCIHAGGRGVIDALEDSLKLNKEDVEASRMTLYRFGNTSSSSVWYELSYLEAKGRVKKGDRVWQIAFGSGFKCNSAVWKCISNLDSSEANTWSDIINMYPVEVPEM